Sequence from the bacterium genome:
AAAAGGAGATTTTACCGAAGCCCAACAAGCTTTCGTTCAATCCATAGAAGTGGCCCGCAGCTTCGGATTTAATCACTACCTGTGCGGCTATCTGGCCCGGTTAGCCAAACTTTATCTGGAAAACGGACATCCCTGCCAAGCTCTGGCTTTGATCCCGGAAGCCCGGGAAATGGCTCAAAAAACAAAACGCCAGAATGTGCTTTTCGAACTTGATGTGCTTTTGGCCCGGCTTGCGGCGGCTGAAAACAAGGAGACCGCAATTGAACAGCTGAAAACCCTTGTTCCATCTGCCCCCGATGACGATCAAAAGGCCGCAGTCCTTTTGCAGATCTACCGTCTGGCCGGAGGAGAGGCTTGCCGCCGGGAGGCCGCGGAGCTGTTCCGGAAGCTTTACGATAAGACCCCAGCCTACCTGTATAAAAAAACTTTGGCGGAATTGACCTGAGACAATAGCCTATGCCGGGGTGATTGCCAACCCTGCCTGCAGCAGGGTGTATTAAGCCCATAGAACTATATAGAATAGAGATTGCGGCAGACAGAGAGAACGCTCAAACAGGACAGATAAGCGCGATATCATAAATATTGGGGGAAATACAACAATGGTAAATACTGCCAGAACGATTTTAAAGCACATCCGCAAATTTCAAGTGCCCGATATTTTAAAGAACCAGCAGATAAAACTGGATCCTTCCCGGCTTAAAGAGATTGAACTGTCCATAAGAAATAATTACCATCAGGGCTGGAGGAGTGAAAAGCACTATACCAGCGAATCCTATGCCGTTGACTTAAAAGAGCATTTGATTGACCGGCTGGAAAACGACAGGATCACCTACATCCCTTGGTTCAATAAAACAGTCCCGTTGAAAGGGGCCAATATTTTGGAAATAGGCTGTGGAACAGGCTCATCCACGATTGCGCTGGCAGAACAAGGGGCTAATGTAACAGGGATTGACATCGATGAAGGAGCTTTAAAAGTGGCCCGTGACAGGTGCAGGGTTTATAATGTGCCGGCCACGATGGTTTCCGGCAATGCCGCTGCAATATGTGACGATTTGCGGGGGCGGAAATTTGACCTGATAATTTTCTTTGCGGCCATGGAACATATGGTGCATGATGAAAGGATTGACTGCTTAAGGAAATATTATGATCTATTGGCAAAGGGCGCATACCTAAGCATTGTAGAAACGCCGAACAGATTATGGTATTTTGACGGTCATACCTCTTTTTTACCGTTTTTCAACTGGCTTCCGGATGATGCGGCCTTCGATTATTCCAGGTTCAGC
This genomic interval carries:
- a CDS encoding methyltransferase domain-containing protein codes for the protein MVNTARTILKHIRKFQVPDILKNQQIKLDPSRLKEIELSIRNNYHQGWRSEKHYTSESYAVDLKEHLIDRLENDRITYIPWFNKTVPLKGANILEIGCGTGSSTIALAEQGANVTGIDIDEGALKVARDRCRVYNVPATMVSGNAAAICDDLRGRKFDLIIFFAAMEHMVHDERIDCLRKYYDLLAKGAYLSIVETPNRLWYFDGHTSFLPFFNWLPDDAAFDYSRFSSKENFKELYRIHTDENVLHFLRRGRGVSFHEMEIALNIPADKFHVADYFRRPFFPFSLDSGYHNLLRRIYPKISKGFFYPSIDIIIKK